The Hymenobacter sp. 5317J-9 genome has a window encoding:
- a CDS encoding T9SS type A sorting domain-containing protein encodes MKTKLYTLLLLLGACWGPLLLNAGGSARAATVTGFVLVNADTDLDIFALTPGMTVDLNTLPTRNLNIRADVDTSPVGSVTFELSGAQAQVATENVPPYALFSDVAGDYFAWTPLLGSYTLTATPYDGGSGTGAAGTPLTLSFSVVDSGVAVTSFTLVNADTDLDLIPLTNGMVLHLGELPANGLNIRANVQLPAAGSVEFSLSGAQTQVATENVPPYALFSDVAGDYFAWFPTPGSYTLTATPYATANGTGAAGTPLTLTFSVSASPLPVQLTSFVAMAVAASEVQLRWATASEHNCREFEVQRSLDGRQFATVGRAAGHGTTTVAQAYAYSDHELPGQAATLYYRLRQVDTDGTSAFSPVQVVALRRAAAELRLYSPLLPAEAVRYSFSGPLVGDEQLQLYNLLGQGLGQFPVAAGGAGTVPTAGLAAGVYVLRMGSAQGTYSGRFVVP; translated from the coding sequence ATGAAAACCAAGCTTTACACGCTGCTGTTGCTGCTGGGTGCCTGCTGGGGCCCGTTGCTATTGAATGCCGGGGGCAGCGCCCGCGCCGCCACGGTCACGGGCTTTGTGCTGGTGAACGCCGACACCGACCTGGATATCTTTGCCCTCACGCCGGGCATGACGGTGGACTTGAACACCCTGCCCACGCGCAACCTGAACATTCGGGCCGATGTCGACACCAGCCCAGTGGGTAGCGTTACGTTCGAACTCAGCGGGGCGCAGGCACAGGTCGCCACCGAAAACGTGCCGCCGTACGCGCTGTTTAGCGACGTGGCGGGCGACTACTTTGCCTGGACGCCCCTGCTGGGCAGCTACACGCTCACGGCCACGCCCTACGACGGCGGTAGCGGCACCGGCGCCGCCGGCACGCCGCTCACCCTGAGCTTCTCGGTGGTTGACTCGGGCGTGGCCGTGACGAGCTTCACGCTGGTGAACGCCGACACCGACCTCGACCTCATTCCCCTGACCAACGGCATGGTCCTGCACCTGGGCGAGCTGCCGGCCAATGGCCTGAACATCCGGGCCAATGTGCAGCTGCCGGCCGCCGGCAGCGTGGAGTTCAGCCTGAGTGGGGCACAGACGCAGGTGGCCACCGAAAACGTGCCGCCCTATGCGCTGTTCAGCGACGTGGCGGGCGACTATTTTGCCTGGTTTCCCACGCCGGGCAGCTACACGCTCACGGCCACGCCCTACGCGACGGCCAACGGCACCGGCGCTGCCGGCACCCCGCTCACGCTCACGTTTAGCGTCTCCGCCAGCCCGCTGCCGGTGCAACTCACGTCGTTTGTGGCCATGGCGGTGGCGGCCAGCGAAGTACAACTGCGCTGGGCCACGGCCTCCGAGCACAACTGCCGGGAGTTTGAGGTGCAGCGCAGCCTCGACGGGCGGCAGTTTGCGACCGTGGGCCGGGCCGCCGGGCACGGCACCACCACCGTGGCCCAGGCGTATGCCTACTCCGACCATGAGCTGCCCGGGCAAGCCGCCACGCTCTACTACCGCCTGCGCCAGGTCGATACCGATGGCACGTCCGCGTTTTCGCCGGTGCAGGTGGTGGCCCTGCGCCGCGCCGCGGCCGAGCTGCGGCTGTACTCGCCGCTGCTGCCCGCCGAGGCCGTGCGCTACAGCTTCTCGGGCCCACTCGTCGGCGACGAGCAACTGCAGCTCTACAACCTGCTGGGGCAGGGGTTGGGGCAGTTTCCGGTGGCGGCTGGCGGCGCGGGCACGGTGCCAACGGCGGGCCTGGCGGCCGGGGTGTATGTGCTGCGGATGGGCAGCGCCCAGGGAACGTATTCGGGCCGCTTTGTGGTGCCGTAG
- a CDS encoding glycosyltransferase produces the protein MPHVVLSIVTWNSADVIEACLASVLAQTYPDFEVWVVDNASADDTRARVAAVAARDARVQLHPLPRNTGFCGGHNYALDRSQSAAVLLVNPDIEMAPDYLARALAVLDADPAVGTVCGLLLQSTGAQPRIDSAGLVRLPDGRFALRHHGRYLHETPLTAGPVDGADGALPLYRRAFIDDLRVEGQFFDERFFAHKEDWDIAWRGQLYGWRTVCEPACRALHPRQFRPADLRLRRRLSGAIKADAVKNQWLLLLKNPTGRQLAGYWLRALPRQLGIMLYALLLERASLRAYRYVWQHRAAIWASRRLIQARAAQPGPLARAARPAAVPQPAEAEITA, from the coding sequence ATGCCTCACGTGGTACTCTCAATCGTGACCTGGAACAGCGCCGACGTCATCGAGGCGTGCCTGGCGTCGGTGCTGGCCCAAACCTACCCTGATTTCGAGGTGTGGGTGGTCGACAACGCCTCGGCCGACGACACCCGCGCCCGGGTGGCCGCCGTGGCCGCCCGCGACGCCCGCGTGCAGCTGCACCCGCTGCCGCGCAACACCGGCTTCTGCGGCGGCCACAACTACGCCCTCGACCGCAGCCAGTCGGCCGCCGTGCTGCTCGTGAACCCCGACATTGAAATGGCCCCCGACTACCTGGCCCGCGCCCTGGCCGTGCTGGACGCCGACCCCGCCGTTGGCACCGTGTGCGGCCTGCTGCTGCAAAGCACCGGCGCGCAGCCGCGCATCGACAGCGCCGGCCTGGTGCGCCTGCCCGACGGCCGATTTGCCCTGCGCCACCACGGCCGCTACCTGCACGAGACGCCGCTAACGGCCGGCCCCGTGGACGGTGCCGATGGCGCCCTGCCGCTGTACCGGCGCGCGTTTATTGACGATTTGCGGGTGGAAGGGCAGTTTTTCGACGAGCGTTTTTTTGCTCACAAGGAAGACTGGGACATTGCCTGGCGCGGGCAGCTCTACGGCTGGCGCACCGTGTGCGAGCCCGCGTGCCGGGCCCTTCACCCGCGCCAGTTTCGGCCCGCCGACTTGCGCCTGCGCCGCCGCCTGAGCGGCGCCATTAAAGCCGACGCCGTGAAAAACCAATGGCTGCTGCTGCTCAAGAACCCCACGGGGCGGCAGCTGGCCGGCTACTGGCTGCGGGCGCTGCCCCGGCAGCTGGGCATTATGCTGTATGCGCTGCTGCTGGAGCGGGCCTCGCTGCGGGCCTACCGCTACGTGTGGCAGCACCGGGCGGCCATTTGGGCCAGCCGGCGACTCATTCAGGCGCGGGCGGCGCAGCCGGGGCCGCTGGCCCGCGCCGCCCGCCCGGCCGCCGTGCCACAGCCCGCCGAAGCGGAAATCACGGCCTGA
- a CDS encoding glycosyltransferase family 61 protein has product MLLTMPEILGRAQRRAGRLLRELLPHNDHYRPLGVHASSRALAATTEAVRYRPVVPAFTSRLVIPEGFYKAVSVYESTAHGKPRAEEAMPEAFVLELLGGRLYADNWDSVAVIAPDNYLVGDVSFQHNRLGWTLTAPEANNIFDQRYFLEPVRVPGTVLSLLSGGGAAMGNYYHWLIDSLPRLHLLREAGLFDEIDYFLVYDRKNQFVLDSLLHLGIADARIVDVTTHRHLQAERLLVTSPVRAGGRHSPPWVRTFLQQAYLPVPAATRRFAPRVYISRRDASMRRVLNEAEAEQILAGLGFKTYVLSDLSFIEKVALFSGAEAIVATVGAGMANLMFATPGTPVLELHPHTFVEPESMDTAYRVGLPYYWLTCQPSSERSTSYYHARHLDLFVDPRELLHAVRRMLRQAGKV; this is encoded by the coding sequence GTGCTCCTGACCATGCCCGAGATACTGGGGCGCGCCCAACGGCGTGCCGGCCGCCTGCTGCGCGAGCTGCTGCCCCACAACGACCACTACCGCCCCTTGGGCGTGCACGCCAGCAGCCGTGCCCTGGCCGCTACTACCGAGGCCGTGCGCTACCGGCCGGTGGTGCCGGCCTTCACCTCGCGCCTGGTGATACCGGAGGGCTTCTACAAGGCCGTGTCGGTGTACGAAAGCACGGCCCACGGCAAGCCCCGCGCCGAAGAGGCCATGCCCGAAGCCTTCGTGCTGGAGCTGCTGGGCGGCCGGCTGTATGCTGACAACTGGGACAGCGTGGCCGTGATTGCGCCCGACAATTATCTGGTGGGCGACGTGTCGTTTCAGCACAACCGGCTGGGCTGGACGCTGACGGCGCCCGAGGCCAACAACATCTTTGACCAGCGCTACTTCCTGGAGCCCGTGCGGGTGCCGGGCACGGTGCTGAGCCTGCTCTCGGGCGGGGGCGCGGCCATGGGCAACTACTACCACTGGCTCATCGACTCGCTGCCGCGCCTGCACCTGCTGCGCGAAGCCGGCCTGTTCGACGAAATCGACTACTTCCTGGTGTATGACCGCAAAAACCAGTTCGTGCTGGACTCGCTCCTGCACCTGGGCATTGCCGACGCGCGCATCGTGGACGTGACCACCCACCGCCACCTGCAGGCCGAGCGCCTGCTGGTGACCTCGCCGGTGCGCGCCGGGGGGCGGCACTCGCCGCCGTGGGTGCGCACGTTTTTGCAGCAGGCCTACCTGCCGGTGCCGGCCGCCACGCGCCGGTTTGCGCCCCGCGTCTACATCAGCCGGCGCGACGCCAGCATGCGGCGCGTGCTCAACGAGGCCGAGGCCGAGCAGATACTGGCCGGGTTGGGGTTCAAAACCTACGTGCTCAGTGACTTGTCGTTTATCGAAAAGGTGGCGCTGTTCAGCGGGGCCGAGGCCATTGTGGCCACGGTGGGCGCGGGCATGGCCAACCTCATGTTTGCCACGCCCGGCACGCCGGTGCTCGAGCTGCACCCGCACACCTTCGTCGAGCCTGAGTCGATGGACACGGCCTATCGGGTGGGGCTGCCCTACTACTGGCTCACGTGCCAGCCCAGCTCGGAGCGCAGCACGTCCTACTACCACGCCCGCCACCTCGACCTGTTTGTGGACCCCCGCGAGCTGCTGCACGCCGTGCGCCGCATGCTGCGCCAGGCCGGCAAGGTGTAA
- a CDS encoding LuxR C-terminal-related transcriptional regulator, with translation MAFAADPIVPATATPPEAVRLAGCLLPGQFLVAFDLWQQRCCYASPQAETLLGYPSQEMSLGLLYDAIHPDDLPLVTRASELAMEFMQLTGQPATDGPADASLSPFTIGFSIDYRLRCRNGQYRRVLRHNFVLTHSDSGHPLVTGSLFTDITGHKTTLDVRFSLDHPDFAHWLRTRKGERERTGDELSIREQEILARMLAGESTAAIADSLFISYFTVKTHRRNILRKMKANGGRLAHLDADMVQLLA, from the coding sequence ATGGCCTTTGCCGCCGACCCCATTGTGCCCGCCACTGCCACGCCGCCGGAAGCCGTGCGCCTGGCCGGCTGCCTGCTGCCCGGCCAGTTCCTGGTGGCCTTCGACCTGTGGCAGCAGCGCTGCTGCTACGCCAGCCCCCAAGCCGAAACCCTGCTGGGCTACCCGAGCCAGGAAATGAGCCTGGGCCTGCTCTACGACGCCATCCACCCCGACGACCTGCCGCTCGTCACGCGCGCGTCGGAGCTGGCCATGGAATTTATGCAGCTCACGGGGCAGCCGGCGACTGATGGGCCCGCCGACGCCTCGCTGTCGCCGTTCACCATCGGCTTCAGCATCGACTACCGGCTGCGCTGCCGCAACGGGCAGTACCGGCGGGTGCTGCGCCACAATTTCGTGCTGACCCACTCGGATTCGGGGCATCCGCTCGTGACGGGCAGCCTCTTCACCGACATCACGGGCCACAAAACCACCCTCGACGTGCGCTTCAGCCTCGACCACCCCGATTTTGCCCACTGGCTGCGCACCCGCAAGGGCGAGCGCGAGCGCACCGGCGACGAGCTCAGCATCCGGGAACAGGAGATTCTGGCGCGCATGCTGGCCGGCGAAAGCACCGCCGCCATCGCCGACAGCTTGTTCATCAGCTACTTCACCGTCAAAACGCATCGGCGCAACATCCTGCGCAAAATGAAGGCGAACGGCGGCCGTCTGGCCCACCTCGACGCCGACATGGTGCAGCTGCTGGCGTAG
- a CDS encoding universal stress protein: MQASIVMLGSPPTHEATQYAASLAQLLAARLLPGTLADGPAGSTAPPRLAVQCPGTLAGGTRPLPACEASSASGALLLVLPRPPAEQLARQAQRMLQASTLPVLMVPSPDAGRMPPRRIALAAEGEPFVLAQGLRTMHALLLTLPTRLTVLHAQRPHALYSGADALHAVQSCGLALRHLTIDACDVPAPDPATGILAGVQQVGADLLVVPVRARSRWGPGFAGSVTARVLAQSPVPVLLLPVSSPHEERQVA; encoded by the coding sequence ATGCAAGCTTCCATCGTTATGCTCGGCAGCCCGCCCACCCACGAAGCCACGCAATACGCGGCCTCGCTGGCCCAGCTCCTGGCCGCGCGGCTGTTGCCGGGCACCCTCGCCGACGGGCCCGCCGGCAGCACCGCGCCGCCGCGGCTGGCCGTGCAGTGCCCCGGCACCCTGGCGGGCGGCACCCGCCCGCTGCCGGCCTGCGAAGCGTCTTCGGCCTCGGGGGCGCTGCTGCTGGTGCTGCCGCGCCCGCCCGCCGAGCAGCTGGCGCGCCAGGCCCAGCGCATGCTGCAGGCCAGCACGCTCCCGGTGCTGATGGTGCCCTCGCCCGACGCCGGCCGCATGCCGCCCCGCCGCATTGCGCTGGCGGCCGAGGGCGAGCCTTTTGTGCTGGCCCAAGGCCTGCGCACCATGCACGCGCTGCTGCTCACGCTGCCCACACGGCTCACGGTGCTGCACGCCCAGCGGCCCCACGCCCTCTATTCCGGCGCCGATGCCCTGCACGCGGTGCAGTCGTGCGGGCTCGCGCTGCGCCACCTCACCATCGACGCCTGCGACGTGCCCGCCCCCGACCCGGCCACCGGCATCTTGGCGGGCGTGCAGCAGGTGGGCGCCGACCTGCTGGTGGTGCCCGTGCGGGCCCGCAGCCGGTGGGGGCCCGGCTTTGCCGGCAGCGTCACGGCGCGGGTGCTGGCCCAGAGCCCGGTGCCGGTGCTGCTGCTGCCGGTGAGCTCGCCGCACGAAGAGCGCCAGGTGGCGTAA
- a CDS encoding Crp/Fnr family transcriptional regulator: MNRFVSPQCQGCPSRHNSLLRCCADADLEMMSLGKTSHQYSAGQVIFQEGSRALGLYCVHEGKIKITKTGGDGKEQIIRLAKSGDTLGYRGLVTGTPHSASAVALDDCTVCLVSKQDFFQQLNTNANFSGALIQLLATVLSEAESRMLHLAYKPVRERLAEALLLLMRTFRTEGDLQPFTLAISRDDLGALMGTTKETTTRMLSEFKNEGILTTRGSAITILSPVRLVEIATLYD, translated from the coding sequence ATGAACCGATTTGTATCTCCGCAATGCCAGGGTTGCCCCAGCCGGCACAACTCGCTGCTGCGCTGCTGCGCCGACGCCGACCTGGAAATGATGTCGCTGGGCAAAACCAGCCACCAGTACTCGGCCGGGCAGGTCATTTTTCAGGAAGGCAGCCGCGCGCTGGGCCTCTACTGCGTGCACGAAGGCAAAATCAAAATCACCAAAACCGGCGGCGACGGCAAGGAACAGATTATTCGCCTGGCCAAAAGCGGCGACACCTTGGGCTACCGCGGCCTGGTGACGGGCACGCCGCACTCGGCCTCGGCGGTGGCCCTCGACGATTGCACCGTGTGCCTGGTATCGAAGCAGGACTTTTTTCAGCAACTGAACACCAACGCCAATTTTTCGGGCGCCCTCATTCAGCTGCTTGCCACGGTGCTCAGCGAAGCCGAAAGCCGCATGCTGCACCTGGCTTACAAGCCCGTGCGCGAGCGCCTGGCCGAAGCCCTGCTGCTGCTCATGCGCACCTTCCGCACCGAAGGCGACCTGCAGCCTTTCACGCTGGCCATCTCGCGCGACGACCTGGGCGCCCTGATGGGCACCACCAAAGAAACCACCACGCGCATGCTGTCCGAGTTCAAAAACGAAGGCATCCTCACCACCCGGGGCAGCGCCATCACCATCCTGTCGCCGGTGCGGCTGGTGGAAATTGCCACCCTCTACGACTAA
- the gmd gene encoding GDP-mannose 4,6-dehydratase: protein MKRAIITGITGQDGAYLAELLLSKGYEVHGIKRRSSLLNTDRIDHLYQDPHEKNVRLVLHYGDLTDSTNLIRIVQQVQPDEIYNLGAMSHVKVSFDTPEYVADVDGVGTLRLLEAVRILGLEKKTRIYQASTSELYGLVQEVPQRETTPFYPRSPYAVAKLYGYWITVNYREAYGLYACNGILFNHESPLRGETFVTRKITRAAARIALGLQPVLSLGNLDARRDWGHAKDYVEAMWRMLQQDQPEDFVIATGVTTTVREFVRLAFAELGIEVAFTGEGADEKGIVVACHYPEFQVPTGQEVVQVDERYFRPTEVELLIGDPTKAKTKLGWEPRYDLAALVQEMVQADLRLFQRDAYLQAGGHAVLQTYE, encoded by the coding sequence ATGAAGCGCGCAATCATTACCGGAATCACGGGGCAGGACGGGGCTTATCTGGCCGAGCTCCTGCTCAGCAAGGGCTACGAGGTGCACGGCATCAAGCGCCGCTCGTCGCTCCTCAACACCGACCGCATCGACCACCTTTACCAGGACCCGCACGAAAAAAACGTGCGCCTCGTGCTGCACTACGGCGACCTGACTGACTCCACCAACCTGATTCGCATCGTGCAGCAGGTGCAGCCCGACGAGATTTACAACCTCGGCGCCATGTCGCACGTGAAGGTGAGCTTCGACACGCCCGAGTACGTGGCCGACGTGGACGGCGTGGGCACCCTGCGCCTGCTCGAAGCCGTGCGCATCCTCGGCCTGGAAAAGAAAACCCGCATCTACCAGGCCAGCACCTCCGAGCTCTACGGCCTGGTGCAGGAAGTGCCGCAGCGCGAAACCACGCCTTTTTACCCGCGCTCGCCCTACGCCGTGGCCAAGCTCTACGGCTACTGGATTACGGTGAACTACCGCGAAGCCTACGGCCTCTACGCCTGCAACGGCATCCTGTTCAACCACGAAAGCCCCCTGCGCGGCGAGACCTTCGTGACCCGCAAAATCACCCGGGCGGCGGCCCGCATTGCCCTGGGCCTGCAGCCTGTGCTGTCGTTGGGCAACCTCGACGCCCGGCGCGACTGGGGCCACGCCAAAGACTACGTGGAAGCCATGTGGCGCATGCTGCAGCAGGACCAGCCCGAGGATTTCGTTATCGCCACGGGCGTGACGACTACCGTGCGCGAGTTCGTGCGCCTGGCCTTTGCCGAGCTCGGCATCGAGGTGGCCTTCACCGGCGAGGGCGCCGACGAAAAGGGCATCGTGGTGGCCTGCCACTACCCCGAATTTCAGGTGCCCACGGGCCAGGAAGTGGTGCAGGTTGATGAGCGCTACTTCCGCCCCACCGAGGTGGAGCTGCTGATTGGCGACCCCACCAAGGCCAAAACCAAACTCGGCTGGGAGCCCCGCTACGACCTGGCCGCGCTGGTGCAGGAAATGGTGCAGGCCGACTTGCGGCTGTTTCAGCGCGACGCCTACCTGCAGGCCGGCGGCCACGCCGTGCTCCAGACCTACGAATAG
- a CDS encoding glycoside hydrolase 43 family protein has protein sequence MSKVWVPDLGNGTYKNPVLYADYSDPDVVRVGSDFYLTSSSFNAVPGLQILHSKDLVNWSIIGAVFNEQPPLARYALPQHGNGVWAPAIRYHNQEFYIYYPDPDLGIFVTKAKNPAGPWSKPVCVKEAKGWIDPCPLWDADGRAYLVHGFAGSRAGIKTVLAVSPMSTDGQRLTGPDVLVFDGHAAHPTLEGPKFYKRNGYYYIFAPAGGVPTGWQLVLRSKSVYGPYEEKIVMDQGKTAVNGPHQGAWVDTDTGEDWFLHFQDQGAYGRVVHLEPMAWKNDWPVIGEDPDGDGKGQPVRTHRKPRIKSPAQPLATPPTSDEFGAAALGRQWQWHANPQDYWAYLFPAQGCLRLYAVPLPEGFKNYWQVPNLLLQKLPAEVFTATAKLTFSSRLDGEKVGLMMMGLDYAYLSLANQGGKLQLSQTVCKDADKLSPETTSAPVEVPAAQAAQPIYLRVAVKTGAKCQFSYSFDGRTFQPLGAEFTAREGKWIGAKVGLFCSRTAKFNDAGSADVDWFRIE, from the coding sequence GTGTCGAAGGTGTGGGTGCCCGACCTCGGCAACGGGACCTACAAAAACCCGGTGCTCTACGCCGATTACTCCGACCCCGACGTGGTGCGGGTGGGCAGCGACTTCTACCTCACCTCGTCGAGCTTCAACGCCGTGCCCGGCCTGCAAATACTGCATTCCAAGGACTTGGTGAACTGGTCCATCATCGGGGCCGTGTTCAACGAGCAGCCACCGCTGGCCCGCTACGCCCTGCCCCAGCATGGCAACGGCGTGTGGGCCCCGGCCATCCGCTACCACAACCAGGAGTTCTACATCTATTACCCCGACCCCGACCTGGGCATCTTCGTGACGAAGGCCAAAAACCCGGCCGGCCCCTGGTCGAAACCGGTGTGCGTGAAGGAAGCCAAGGGTTGGATTGACCCCTGCCCGCTCTGGGACGCCGACGGCCGTGCCTACCTCGTGCACGGCTTCGCGGGCTCGCGCGCCGGCATCAAAACCGTGCTGGCGGTGAGCCCGATGAGTACTGACGGCCAGCGCCTCACCGGCCCCGACGTGCTGGTGTTCGACGGGCACGCCGCCCATCCCACGCTGGAAGGCCCCAAGTTCTACAAGCGCAACGGCTACTACTACATTTTTGCCCCGGCCGGGGGCGTGCCCACCGGCTGGCAGCTGGTGCTGCGCTCCAAAAGCGTGTATGGGCCGTATGAGGAGAAGATTGTGATGGACCAGGGCAAAACCGCCGTCAACGGCCCGCACCAGGGCGCGTGGGTGGATACCGACACCGGCGAAGACTGGTTCCTGCACTTCCAGGACCAGGGCGCCTACGGCCGGGTGGTGCACCTCGAGCCCATGGCGTGGAAAAACGACTGGCCCGTCATCGGCGAAGACCCCGACGGCGACGGCAAGGGCCAGCCCGTGCGCACCCACCGCAAGCCCCGCATCAAGAGTCCCGCCCAGCCCCTGGCCACGCCGCCTACTTCCGACGAGTTTGGCGCCGCGGCGCTGGGCCGGCAGTGGCAGTGGCACGCCAATCCGCAGGATTATTGGGCTTACCTGTTTCCTGCCCAGGGCTGCCTGCGCCTCTACGCGGTGCCGCTGCCCGAGGGCTTCAAAAACTACTGGCAGGTGCCCAACCTGCTGTTGCAAAAGCTGCCCGCCGAGGTTTTCACGGCCACCGCCAAGCTCACCTTCAGCTCCCGCCTCGACGGCGAAAAAGTGGGTCTGATGATGATGGGGCTCGATTATGCCTACCTCTCGCTGGCCAACCAGGGCGGCAAACTGCAGCTCAGCCAAACGGTGTGCAAGGACGCCGACAAGCTCTCGCCCGAAACCACCTCGGCCCCGGTGGAAGTACCGGCCGCGCAGGCCGCCCAGCCCATCTACCTGCGCGTGGCCGTGAAAACCGGCGCCAAATGCCAGTTCAGCTACAGCTTCGACGGGCGCACCTTCCAGCCGCTGGGCGCCGAGTTCACCGCCCGCGAGGGCAAGTGGATTGGGGCCAAAGTGGGCTTGTTCTGCTCGCGCACGGCTAAGTTCAACGACGCCGGCAGCGCCGATGTTGACTGGTTTCGCATCGAGTAG
- a CDS encoding pectinesterase family protein has translation MVFRPLLLASGLLLASSALRAQVTPPAASTPPQAKKETFLVPIRLTVAADGTGDYRTIQEAVMAVRDFMQVTATIFVKNGTYHEKLLIPPQKTNITLLGESATGTIITYGDYSGDAAQHSTYTSATVRVEANDFTAENITFENSAGRVGQAVALHVEGDRATFRRCRLLGNQDTLFLAVENSRQYYQDCYIEGTTDFIFGSSTAVFDGCTILSKTDSYITAASTWPRQAFGLVFLNCKLTAGPEATKVYLGRPWRPHARTVFLNTEMGAHIRPEGWDNWRSPDNEKTAYYAEFNSLGPGAKPSGRVKWSRQLTAKQAKQYTLSTIFAGSTGWVPARK, from the coding sequence ATGGTTTTTCGCCCCCTATTACTTGCCAGCGGGCTGTTGCTGGCGTCTTCGGCCCTGCGCGCCCAGGTGACGCCGCCCGCCGCCTCTACCCCACCCCAAGCCAAGAAAGAAACCTTCCTCGTGCCCATTCGCCTGACCGTGGCAGCCGATGGCACCGGCGACTACCGCACCATTCAGGAGGCGGTGATGGCCGTGCGCGACTTCATGCAGGTGACGGCCACCATTTTTGTCAAAAACGGCACCTACCACGAAAAGCTGCTGATTCCGCCGCAGAAAACCAACATTACGCTGCTGGGCGAAAGCGCCACGGGCACCATCATTACCTACGGCGACTATTCCGGTGATGCCGCCCAGCACAGCACCTACACCTCGGCCACGGTGCGGGTGGAAGCCAACGACTTCACCGCCGAAAACATCACCTTCGAGAACTCGGCCGGGCGCGTGGGCCAGGCCGTGGCCCTGCACGTGGAAGGCGACCGCGCCACCTTCCGCCGCTGCCGGTTGCTGGGCAACCAGGACACCCTATTTCTGGCCGTGGAAAACAGCCGGCAATACTATCAGGACTGCTACATCGAAGGCACGACGGACTTCATTTTCGGTTCCAGCACAGCGGTGTTCGACGGCTGCACCATCCTCAGCAAGACCGATTCCTACATCACGGCCGCCTCTACCTGGCCGCGGCAGGCTTTCGGGCTGGTGTTTCTGAACTGCAAGCTCACGGCCGGCCCCGAAGCCACCAAGGTATACCTGGGCCGGCCCTGGCGCCCGCATGCCCGCACGGTGTTTCTCAACACTGAGATGGGCGCCCACATCCGCCCCGAGGGCTGGGACAACTGGCGCAGCCCCGACAACGAAAAGACGGCCTACTACGCCGAATTCAACTCCCTCGGACCCGGCGCCAAGCCCAGTGGCCGCGTGAAATGGTCCCGCCAGCTCACGGCCAAGCAGGCCAAGCAGTATACCCTAAGCACCATTTTCGCCGGCAGCACCGGCTGGGTTCCGGCGCGCAAGTAA
- a CDS encoding alpha/beta hydrolase, with product MAQQAPAPRDTSFTVHSAFVKALKTNPGISIARPPMPATIQARLNQTYCTLGSRALQLDVFYPKARRKRGYPAVLFIHGGGWRSGDRSQHVAMAQQLAAKGYVTATAEYRLSTEALYPAAVHDLKAAIRWLRANAATYQIDTAKVAVWGFSAGGQLAALLGTTNGDPQLEGTACHTSHSSRVQAIVDVDGTLAFIHPESGEGNDSKGTSAATYWFGAPKTEKPELWLQAGALSHVSAQTPPILFLNSSVARMHAGRDDMTRQLDALHIYHETHAFPDAPHPFPLFNPWFEPTLNYTAAFLQRVFK from the coding sequence ATGGCGCAGCAGGCGCCGGCGCCGCGCGATACGTCGTTCACGGTGCACAGCGCTTTCGTCAAAGCTCTGAAAACCAATCCCGGCATCAGCATTGCCCGGCCGCCGATGCCGGCCACCATTCAGGCCCGATTGAACCAGACCTATTGCACCCTGGGCAGCCGGGCACTGCAGCTGGACGTGTTTTACCCCAAAGCCAGGCGCAAGCGGGGCTACCCGGCGGTGCTGTTCATTCACGGGGGCGGGTGGCGCTCCGGCGACCGGTCGCAGCACGTGGCCATGGCCCAGCAGCTGGCCGCCAAGGGCTACGTCACGGCCACGGCCGAGTACCGCCTCTCCACCGAAGCCCTGTACCCCGCGGCCGTGCACGACCTCAAGGCCGCCATTCGCTGGCTGCGCGCCAACGCGGCGACTTACCAGATTGACACCGCCAAAGTGGCCGTGTGGGGCTTTTCGGCCGGCGGGCAGCTGGCGGCTTTGCTGGGCACCACCAACGGCGACCCGCAGCTGGAAGGCACCGCCTGCCACACCAGCCACTCCAGCCGCGTGCAGGCCATTGTGGACGTGGATGGCACGCTCGCGTTCATCCACCCCGAGTCGGGCGAAGGCAACGACAGCAAGGGTACCTCGGCCGCCACCTACTGGTTTGGCGCGCCCAAAACCGAGAAGCCGGAGCTGTGGCTGCAGGCCGGCGCGCTCAGCCACGTCTCGGCCCAGACGCCGCCCATCCTGTTCCTCAACAGCTCGGTGGCGCGCATGCACGCCGGCCGCGACGACATGACCCGGCAGCTCGACGCCTTACACATCTACCACGAAACGCACGCTTTTCCCGACGCGCCGCACCCGTTTCCACTGTTCAACCCGTGGTTTGAGCCCACGCTGAACTACACGGCGGCATTCCTGCAGCGCGTTTTCAAATAA